One window of the Magnolia sinica isolate HGM2019 chromosome 19, MsV1, whole genome shotgun sequence genome contains the following:
- the LOC131234948 gene encoding uncharacterized protein LOC131234948 — translation MQQSSVLSLSPSLSSYSSNRFAEIASKITETSPSEARNPSADDDADAESHFDQFATDPPPESSEATNDTDDDFEFAFVCRDPNASPISADEIFSNGQIRPIFPIFNRNLLFSESNSDKPENEGRSIRLPLRKLLIEDRDFPSSSSSEADELEGVPNGTYCVWRPRANGAAAASSPDLGKKSNSTGTSKRWRFRDLLHRSNSDGKDTFVFLAAPPKKAEKAVVLKERRNSSEAKPAAKGKGKGSSCEKEVSAAEKHYVRNRALKEGDRRRSFLPYRQDLVGFFANVNGLSRSLHPF, via the coding sequence ATGCAGCAGAGTTCGGTGCTCTCCCTCTCTCCAAGCCTCAGCAGCTACTCCTCAAACAGATTTGCAGAAATCGCTTCCAAAATCACGGAAACTTCCCCCTCCGAAGCTCGAAATCCTAGCGCCGACGATGATGCTGATGCGGAATCTCATTTCGATCAGTTCGCAACCGATCCACCTCCTGAAAGTTCCGAAGCTACCAACGACACCGACGACGACTTCGAGTTCGCCTTCGTCTGCCGCGATCCCAACGCATCTCCGATTTCCGCCGATGAGATCTTCTCCAACGGACAGATCCGCCCGATCTTCCCGATCTTCAACCGCAATCTCCTCTTCTCAGAGTCCAACTCCGACAAGCCGGAGAACGAAGGCCGTTCGATCCGCCTCCCTCTCCGGAAGCTTCTGATTGAAGACCGGGACTTTCCTTCCTCATCATCCTCGGAAGCTGACGAACTCGAAGGGGTTCCCAACGGAACTTACTGCGTCTGGAGACCCAGGGCCAACGGTGCGGCGGCAGCGTCGTCGCCCGACCTCGGCAAGAAGAGCAATTCCACCGGTACGTCGAAGAGGTGGAGGTTTCGAGATCTTCTCCACCGGAGCAACAGCGACGGCAAGGATACGTTCGTTTTTCTGGCCGCACCGCCGAAGAAAGCGGAGAAAGCGGTGGTTTTGAAGGAGAGGAGGAATTCCAGCGAGGCGAAGCCCGCCGCAAAGGGGAAAGGGAAGGGGAGTTCCTGCGAGAAGGAAGTTTCAGCTGCCGAGAAGCATTACGTGAGGAACCGGGCTTTGAAGGAGGGAGATCGACGGAGGTCTTTCCTTCCGTACAGGCAGGATCTGGTAGGATTCTTTGCTAACGTGAACGGGCTGAGCAGAAGCTTACACCCCTTCTAG